A region from the Acidobacteriota bacterium genome encodes:
- a CDS encoding PIG-L family deacetylase — translation MRSEENEHLPFQAGTLPGQKILVLAPHPDDEVIGCGGFLALAAAEEKEISVVAVTDGSAAAGEDGQHVRASEMARGLATIGITGSPRFLGYSDRGVAGASDSLRTELREIIEELSPDLILVPSPLDIHPDHRAVARVLWRIFVAVPDSLPRLGSASVAFYETSVPFRPNVLVDITGVAEKKFAAIRAHESQIGHRDYEWFARGLAQYRALTLGSDVRFVEAFHLISVGDLASMPWSGLIDELGPKPEIRVLRDPLDISVIVRTRDRLDLLREALDSIRLGTPASEIVVVNDGGASPRDVIGSRNRVRLVENEQSRGRSVAMNIGVDSAATGFLMFLDDDDLHYPEHIDELGSEWDGKEVAIYSDALSAFWSMEASGRLMRDKTLRTYARDYDPDALLFDNYIPLPTLLMRRDDYLDLKGFDPAFDLFEDWDFLIRLSRRGPLRRIPRITCEIRHIENIGSAILGAGAGSDRFLDAKLAVWQKHEELIDLRVLARYISAEHARRQKLESIGWTESGRARHLEQETRTLASRVRESHETAAANAHHLGGRLQESETRRFALEGEVRTLRAELARVEADRKRFADAMDDRDRTMQAQFNEISRLNSLIDQMRGTKAWRAHDLFQKLKGIGRE, via the coding sequence ATGCGAAGCGAGGAAAATGAGCACCTTCCGTTCCAGGCCGGCACGCTGCCAGGTCAGAAGATCCTCGTGCTCGCACCTCACCCCGATGACGAGGTAATCGGCTGCGGTGGCTTTCTCGCTCTCGCCGCGGCGGAGGAGAAGGAAATCTCGGTGGTCGCGGTGACGGATGGGTCGGCGGCAGCCGGCGAAGATGGACAGCACGTTCGCGCCTCCGAAATGGCAAGGGGGCTCGCAACAATCGGGATCACCGGCTCCCCCCGCTTTCTCGGCTATTCCGACAGGGGGGTGGCCGGGGCATCCGATTCTCTTCGTACCGAGCTGCGGGAGATCATCGAGGAGCTTTCGCCCGATCTCATTCTCGTCCCGAGCCCGCTCGACATCCATCCGGATCACCGCGCGGTCGCCCGAGTGCTCTGGAGGATTTTCGTCGCGGTACCCGATTCGCTCCCCCGGCTCGGGTCCGCATCCGTCGCTTTCTACGAGACTTCGGTCCCGTTCCGTCCGAATGTGCTGGTCGACATCACCGGAGTCGCCGAGAAAAAGTTCGCCGCCATACGGGCGCACGAGTCGCAGATAGGCCACCGTGACTACGAGTGGTTCGCGAGGGGACTCGCCCAGTATCGCGCGCTCACTCTCGGATCGGACGTGCGATTCGTCGAAGCCTTTCATCTGATCTCTGTGGGAGACCTCGCCTCGATGCCGTGGAGCGGGCTGATCGATGAGCTCGGGCCGAAACCCGAGATCCGCGTTCTCCGGGATCCGCTGGACATCTCGGTGATCGTCAGGACCCGAGATCGGCTCGATCTTCTTCGCGAGGCTCTCGACTCGATCCGGCTCGGGACGCCAGCGAGCGAGATCGTCGTGGTGAACGACGGCGGTGCATCGCCACGCGACGTGATCGGGTCCCGGAATCGCGTCCGCCTGGTCGAGAACGAACAAAGCCGTGGACGCAGCGTGGCGATGAACATCGGGGTGGATTCTGCTGCCACCGGCTTCCTGATGTTTCTCGACGACGACGATCTCCACTATCCGGAGCACATAGACGAGCTCGGATCGGAGTGGGACGGAAAAGAGGTCGCGATTTATTCGGATGCGCTCTCGGCCTTCTGGTCGATGGAAGCCTCCGGGAGACTCATGCGCGACAAGACGCTCAGGACGTACGCGCGCGACTACGATCCCGACGCACTGCTGTTCGACAACTACATTCCGTTGCCGACGCTTCTCATGCGGCGCGACGATTATCTCGATCTGAAGGGGTTCGATCCGGCGTTCGATCTTTTCGAGGACTGGGATTTTCTGATTCGCCTGTCACGAAGAGGGCCCTTGAGGCGGATTCCGCGGATCACCTGTGAGATCCGGCACATTGAGAATATCGGGTCGGCGATCCTCGGCGCAGGTGCGGGCAGCGATCGATTTCTCGATGCGAAACTCGCGGTGTGGCAGAAACACGAGGAGCTCATCGATCTGCGGGTGCTGGCCCGGTACATCAGCGCCGAGCACGCACGCCGGCAGAAGCTCGAATCGATCGGCTGGACGGAATCGGGGCGGGCGCGACACCTCGAGCAGGAAACCAGGACCCTCGCGTCCAGAGTGAGGGAATCTCACGAGACCGCCGCTGCCAACGCACACCATCTCGGGGGCCGGCTCCAGGAAAGCGAAACTCGCCGATTTGCTCTGGAAGGAGAAGTTCGAACACTTCGCGCAGAGCTGGCTCGAGTGGAGGCAGACCGGAAACGATTCGCCGACGCCATGGACGATCGCGACCGGACGATGCAGGCGCAGTTCAATGAGATTTCCCGGCTCAATTCGCTCATCGACCAGATGCGCGGCACGAAAGCCTGGCGCGCTCACGATCTGTTCCAGAAGCTGAAGGGTATCGGACGCGAATGA
- a CDS encoding tetratricopeptide repeat protein has product MKSRIAAIAVIALFSAGCTAYLADRFDGDPYVDPFWEKYLNPAEPLDRRITDILEDIRSNGPNPVLQNELGALLVEKGFPKDAEREFRRALREDDRYYPAMYNLALSRQARGDEAGARRALRRTLQVKPGHAAAHFQLGLSYEQEGLIEPALEQYEKAYRINEALLDPGVNPRILDTELVDLALLRIYPAEHVIRSLAFEKQPYFPERTEATEPAPSDVPEPEEIVTPAPPPTDPQ; this is encoded by the coding sequence ATGAAATCCCGAATTGCCGCCATCGCAGTGATCGCCCTCTTCTCGGCAGGCTGCACAGCCTACCTCGCCGACCGCTTCGACGGCGATCCTTATGTGGATCCCTTCTGGGAGAAGTATCTCAATCCTGCCGAACCCCTCGATCGACGAATCACCGACATCCTCGAGGACATTCGGTCGAATGGCCCGAACCCGGTTCTTCAAAACGAGCTCGGCGCGCTGCTGGTCGAAAAAGGTTTCCCCAAGGACGCCGAGCGCGAGTTCCGGCGAGCGCTCCGGGAAGATGACCGCTACTACCCGGCCATGTACAACCTCGCTCTTTCCCGCCAGGCTCGTGGAGACGAGGCCGGCGCTCGGCGCGCACTTCGACGAACCCTTCAGGTGAAACCGGGCCATGCCGCGGCGCACTTTCAACTCGGCCTGTCGTACGAGCAGGAAGGACTGATCGAGCCGGCTCTCGAACAATACGAGAAGGCATATCGGATCAACGAGGCGCTGCTCGATCCGGGTGTCAATCCGAGAATCCTCGACACGGAGCTGGTCGATCTGGCGCTGCTGCGAATCTATCCGGCCGAGCACGTCATCAGAAGTCTCGCGTTCGAGAAACAGCCGTACTTTCCGGAAAGAACGGAGGCTACCGAACCCGCGCCATCCGACGTGCCGGAACCGGAGGAGATCGTGACGCCAGCCCCTCCTCCGACCGATCCGCAGTAG
- a CDS encoding lysophospholipid acyltransferase family protein, whose protein sequence is MSNWLRFLSVRSVFWRKLHFWGVNNFPPWLMPISIVWISLAFYLAWSSGRRGLTRNLAIIFPEQPVRNFFRGARVVWNFSWSMTDTWSFIDRREPVDWEIEGEDQLEALSRIEGGAILLTAHMGNYDLGAYIFTERTGRRLSVVRLPEVDRRTEELAREKRKTFGGDGLSVAYNLSPESMGIELLNRLRAGEIVAIQGDRSYPGVASRMVSIFGCEWSIPSGPFQLALVAGVPIIPLFVVRSGLHRYRVIAFDPIHVARPEEGGREPALERAASSWAAVLERILTRWWHQWASFYEVRT, encoded by the coding sequence ATGAGCAACTGGCTTCGCTTTCTGTCGGTTCGGAGTGTTTTCTGGCGCAAGCTGCATTTCTGGGGCGTCAACAACTTCCCTCCGTGGCTCATGCCGATCTCGATTGTCTGGATCTCGCTGGCCTTCTACCTGGCGTGGTCGAGCGGACGAAGAGGATTGACGCGAAATCTCGCGATCATTTTTCCAGAGCAGCCGGTCCGGAACTTCTTTCGTGGAGCGCGAGTGGTCTGGAACTTCTCGTGGTCGATGACGGATACCTGGTCGTTCATCGACAGGCGAGAGCCGGTCGACTGGGAGATCGAAGGGGAGGATCAGCTCGAAGCCCTCTCCAGAATCGAAGGCGGTGCGATTCTTCTGACCGCGCACATGGGCAACTACGATCTCGGGGCCTATATCTTCACCGAGCGAACAGGCCGGCGTCTTTCGGTGGTCCGCTTGCCGGAGGTCGACCGAAGAACCGAAGAGCTCGCGAGAGAAAAGCGCAAGACGTTTGGCGGTGACGGTCTCTCGGTCGCCTACAACCTGAGTCCGGAGTCGATGGGGATCGAGCTCCTCAACCGGTTGCGTGCGGGGGAGATCGTCGCCATTCAGGGAGACCGCAGCTATCCGGGTGTCGCATCGCGGATGGTCTCCATCTTCGGATGTGAATGGTCGATCCCGTCGGGGCCCTTCCAGCTCGCCCTGGTGGCCGGCGTTCCCATCATTCCCCTCTTCGTCGTTCGATCCGGGCTCCATCGGTACCGGGTGATCGCATTCGATCCGATTCATGTGGCGCGCCCCGAGGAAGGCGGAAGGGAGCCTGCTCTCGAACGCGCCGCGAGCTCATGGGCAGCAGTTCTCGAACGGATTCTGACCCGATGGTGGCATCAGTGGGCCTCGTTCTATGAGGTGAGGACGTGA
- a CDS encoding glycosyltransferase family 4 protein → MRSLFVCPEKLRSGSPAGIGIRFLELAKAATDGGIEVVLASPDGAPDGPWRPVVSSAENLDVESRRSDSIYTQGHAVNDVLEHGSTQPLVIDLYDPYFIENLHYAEAHPDAFSHDYETILRSLRRGDFFLCASETQKMFYTGMLSATGRINPERFNGSPRLDNLLAIVPFGVPRPVELQRERSGEHRVLFGSVYDWYRPELAIEAVMRANRRGASTKLTFLENPNPDAPRQRFEEARSVVRKSGAEAVIDFLPWVRYEERSALYASHQLALLTFDRSLETDLSYRTRILDYLWGGLPVVSSSAPETDAILTRFGAGVSVPSNDPDDLAGVLIDILNSPSEMERLRAGARDFVREYQWPALAEPLLRFLRKPAVDRTKRIASAFPDMRIPLTVGQRVRRKLRSIL, encoded by the coding sequence ATGAGATCGCTCTTCGTCTGTCCCGAGAAGCTCAGGTCGGGATCGCCCGCCGGGATCGGCATCAGGTTCCTCGAACTGGCGAAGGCCGCGACCGACGGAGGAATCGAAGTCGTGCTGGCCAGTCCGGACGGGGCGCCGGATGGACCGTGGCGTCCGGTCGTCTCCTCCGCAGAGAATCTCGACGTTGAATCCCGGCGTTCAGACTCGATCTACACACAGGGTCACGCGGTCAACGACGTCCTGGAACATGGTTCCACCCAACCGCTCGTCATCGATCTTTATGACCCCTACTTCATCGAGAATCTTCACTACGCCGAGGCACATCCCGATGCCTTCAGTCACGATTACGAGACGATTCTCCGGTCTCTTCGCCGGGGGGATTTTTTTCTTTGCGCCTCGGAGACGCAGAAGATGTTCTATACCGGAATGCTCTCCGCAACGGGACGAATCAATCCCGAGAGATTCAACGGCTCTCCCCGGCTCGACAATCTGCTCGCGATCGTTCCGTTCGGCGTTCCCCGGCCGGTAGAGCTCCAGAGAGAGAGAAGCGGGGAGCACCGGGTGCTCTTCGGCTCCGTCTACGACTGGTACCGTCCGGAGCTCGCGATCGAGGCGGTCATGCGGGCCAATCGTCGAGGAGCGTCCACGAAGCTGACCTTTCTCGAGAATCCGAATCCCGACGCGCCACGGCAGAGGTTCGAGGAGGCGCGATCGGTAGTGCGGAAAAGCGGCGCCGAGGCCGTGATCGACTTTCTTCCATGGGTTCGTTACGAGGAACGATCGGCCCTGTATGCGAGCCACCAGCTCGCTTTGCTGACATTCGACCGCTCGCTGGAGACCGACCTCTCCTACCGGACCCGCATCCTCGACTATCTCTGGGGTGGGCTGCCGGTGGTCTCGAGCTCTGCTCCCGAGACCGACGCGATTCTGACGCGATTCGGCGCCGGCGTCAGCGTGCCGTCGAATGATCCCGATGACCTGGCGGGAGTGCTGATCGACATTCTGAACAGTCCGTCGGAAATGGAGAGGCTGCGCGCGGGGGCGCGGGATTTCGTCAGGGAGTATCAGTGGCCGGCTCTTGCCGAGCCGCTGCTCCGGTTTCTCCGGAAGCCCGCGGTCGATCGCACGAAGCGGATCGCCTCGGCGTTTCCCGATATGAGGATTCCGCTGACTGTCGGCCAGCGAGTCCGACGGAAATTGAGGAGCATCCTCTGA
- a CDS encoding glycosyltransferase family 2 protein, producing MVVSWNGREDTIRAVEACLLQTGAGEGRRENVEITVVDNGSTDGIQEMVHRRFPTVRVIRLEENRGFTGGVMAAARRSAADLLILLNNDAIPEPGWIGASLDALAGSDPDVVAAAGKIVDPSGTKADFVRGVMTFDGHGFQPGYGRSLDEIDEPEPGTELFFACGGNMVVRRREFLELGGFDDDFFAYLEDVDFGWRSWQAGYRTVWNPAAVVRHRSSSTSNRLGAFERGVLFERNAIQMVVKNLDDEMLGRLSGPIFLTLLHRLHRYSTERNARAGLLSRPPLDAPDSGKSTQSGKATIDDPLTAMQFRAVEWFFANNDRIMDKRERVQAKRRVSDREIFARFPPFVVPTYHGDDRLFSSKLFEALWPDVAKESGALEDMNAG from the coding sequence GTGGTCGTTTCCTGGAATGGTCGTGAAGACACGATCCGGGCGGTCGAAGCCTGTCTTCTGCAGACCGGGGCCGGCGAAGGGCGGCGTGAAAACGTCGAGATCACGGTCGTGGACAACGGTTCGACCGACGGAATCCAGGAGATGGTCCATCGGAGATTTCCGACCGTGCGTGTCATTCGGCTGGAAGAGAATCGAGGCTTCACGGGCGGCGTGATGGCAGCGGCACGACGGTCGGCCGCGGATCTGCTGATCCTCCTCAACAACGACGCCATCCCGGAGCCCGGCTGGATTGGAGCGTCGCTCGATGCGCTCGCCGGCTCCGATCCTGACGTGGTGGCAGCCGCAGGAAAGATCGTCGATCCGAGCGGAACGAAAGCCGATTTCGTACGCGGCGTGATGACCTTCGATGGTCATGGCTTCCAGCCGGGCTACGGTCGCTCTCTCGATGAAATTGACGAGCCGGAGCCGGGAACGGAGCTCTTTTTTGCGTGCGGGGGCAACATGGTGGTCAGGCGACGGGAGTTTCTGGAGCTCGGCGGCTTCGACGACGACTTCTTCGCCTATCTGGAGGACGTCGACTTCGGCTGGAGGTCGTGGCAGGCGGGGTACCGCACGGTCTGGAACCCTGCGGCGGTGGTTCGGCATCGATCGTCCTCTACGAGCAACCGGCTGGGAGCATTCGAGAGGGGGGTGCTTTTCGAGAGGAATGCGATTCAGATGGTCGTGAAGAATCTGGACGACGAAATGCTCGGCAGGCTGTCAGGCCCGATTTTCCTGACGTTGCTTCATCGTCTCCATCGCTACTCGACCGAACGAAACGCGAGGGCGGGCCTGCTTTCCCGGCCGCCGCTCGATGCCCCTGACTCAGGAAAGTCGACGCAATCCGGTAAGGCGACAATCGACGATCCTTTGACGGCGATGCAGTTCCGGGCGGTAGAGTGGTTCTTCGCCAACAATGACCGGATCATGGATAAGCGTGAACGGGTTCAGGCGAAGCGCCGTGTCTCCGACCGTGAAATCTTCGCTCGCTTTCCGCCCTTCGTCGTCCCGACCTACCACGGCGACGACCGGCTCTTCTCGTCGAAGCTTTTCGAAGCTCTCTGGCCCGACGTCGCGAAGGAATCCGGCGCTCTCGAGGACATGAACGCCGGATGA
- a CDS encoding polysaccharide deacetylase family protein, protein MTLVLWPVIGPVSLLVMLVAHAILVWATLMPASRLLGPVVRRFRSDEKEVWLTIDDGPDPDDTPKVLDLLDAYGARATFFVKGERADAHPNLLREIVERGHSVGNHSWSHPSGTFWCLPPGAIGEQIRRANDAIERILGARPVLFRAPVGMKNPFVHPVLESERMVLVAWTARAWDTVSKSPEQVGRRIVGKVAPGAIVLLHEGDLVSGLRGSEMIDAVVGGLSREGYRCVIPEMDRLV, encoded by the coding sequence GTGACGCTCGTGCTGTGGCCGGTCATAGGGCCGGTGTCGCTGCTGGTCATGCTCGTTGCGCATGCGATCCTCGTATGGGCGACTCTGATGCCGGCGTCGCGTCTCCTCGGTCCGGTGGTCCGCCGGTTTCGCTCCGATGAAAAAGAGGTATGGCTGACGATCGACGACGGACCCGATCCCGACGATACACCGAAAGTGCTGGATCTTCTCGACGCGTATGGCGCGCGGGCGACGTTCTTCGTCAAGGGGGAGAGGGCCGACGCGCATCCGAATCTCCTTCGAGAGATCGTTGAACGGGGCCATTCCGTCGGGAACCACTCCTGGTCCCATCCCAGCGGAACCTTCTGGTGCCTGCCGCCGGGAGCGATCGGAGAACAGATCCGGCGAGCCAACGATGCGATCGAACGAATACTGGGAGCTCGTCCGGTTCTTTTCCGGGCGCCGGTCGGGATGAAGAATCCGTTCGTACACCCGGTTCTCGAATCGGAGCGGATGGTGCTGGTCGCCTGGACCGCCAGAGCGTGGGACACGGTCTCGAAGTCCCCGGAGCAGGTTGGGCGAAGGATCGTTGGAAAGGTCGCACCGGGGGCCATCGTCCTGCTTCACGAGGGGGACCTCGTTTCGGGGCTCCGCGGCTCGGAGATGATCGACGCGGTCGTCGGCGGTTTGAGCCGCGAGGGCTACCGATGTGTGATCCCGGAGATGGACCGGTTGGTCTGA
- the selA gene encoding L-seryl-tRNA(Sec) selenium transferase yields the protein MISSSSYEPLVEDFGRSRVVEGIRRALDRVRSDGEIFDAELVRARVAGDLAARASMSLRPMINGTGVLIHTNLGRSPIDPSIWAEAARLVTSYSNLEYDIESASRGSRQIHLGRICEELFGCEAAILVNNNAAAVTLVLAALAAEREVVVSRGELVEIGGSFRVPDVIRQGGARLREVGTTNRTRAADYRDAVSGETGALLRVDASNFRIVGFTEHPSLGELIGIAGESNIPLVVDEGGGRVVDLSGYGFSREETVGEMLRMGADVVTCSTDKLIGAIQGGLILGSRELVERCRRHPLMRAFRPGKETFAIVTLTLREFLREAHEERIPIYRMMKAENAALEERGRRIVERQGLEEWKLIETKAVLGGGTTPDESIESRGLAKAGRETTVSSTLRDLGVVSRVEEGSVIVDLRTVLEEEDSDLGIALRRGEEAVS from the coding sequence ATGATCTCCTCTTCGTCGTACGAGCCGCTGGTCGAGGATTTCGGAAGATCGAGAGTCGTGGAGGGCATCAGGCGCGCGCTCGATCGGGTCAGAAGCGATGGAGAGATCTTCGATGCCGAGCTCGTCCGGGCTCGGGTCGCGGGCGACCTCGCGGCGAGGGCATCGATGTCCCTCCGACCGATGATCAACGGCACCGGGGTTCTGATCCACACCAACCTCGGCCGTTCCCCCATCGATCCGTCCATCTGGGCGGAGGCCGCCAGGCTCGTGACCTCATACTCGAACCTCGAGTACGACATCGAATCTGCCTCCCGAGGCTCGCGTCAGATCCATCTCGGACGGATCTGCGAGGAACTGTTCGGGTGCGAAGCCGCGATACTCGTCAACAACAATGCCGCGGCGGTCACGCTGGTGCTCGCGGCCCTCGCCGCCGAACGGGAAGTCGTCGTGTCGAGAGGAGAACTGGTCGAGATCGGCGGCTCGTTTCGTGTCCCTGACGTGATCCGTCAGGGAGGAGCCCGGCTGCGCGAGGTCGGTACCACGAATCGAACCCGTGCGGCGGATTACAGAGACGCCGTGTCGGGAGAAACAGGAGCGTTGCTGCGGGTTGACGCCTCGAATTTCCGAATTGTCGGATTTACCGAGCATCCGAGCCTTGGAGAGCTGATCGGTATCGCCGGGGAGTCGAATATTCCACTGGTCGTCGACGAAGGCGGCGGACGGGTGGTCGATCTGAGCGGTTACGGCTTCTCCCGGGAAGAGACGGTCGGCGAGATGTTGCGGATGGGGGCCGACGTCGTTACCTGTTCGACCGACAAGCTCATCGGAGCGATCCAGGGAGGATTGATCCTCGGAAGTCGTGAACTGGTCGAACGGTGCCGCCGGCATCCGCTCATGAGGGCTTTCCGACCGGGGAAAGAAACATTTGCAATCGTCACGCTGACCCTTCGGGAGTTTCTCCGGGAGGCGCACGAAGAGCGCATCCCGATCTACAGGATGATGAAGGCAGAAAACGCTGCGCTCGAAGAGAGAGGACGGCGAATCGTCGAGCGGCAGGGTCTCGAGGAATGGAAGCTCATCGAGACGAAGGCCGTGCTCGGAGGAGGAACGACTCCTGACGAGTCGATCGAATCGAGAGGTCTCGCGAAGGCTGGACGCGAAACCACGGTTTCTTCGACGCTTCGCGATCTCGGCGTCGTCTCACGCGTTGAGGAAGGCTCGGTGATCGTCGATCTCCGCACGGTGCTGGAAGAAGAGGATAGCGATCTCGGAATCGCTCTCAGGAGAGGCGAAGAGGCTGTTTCGTGA